In Aciduliprofundum sp. MAR08-339, a single window of DNA contains:
- a CDS encoding aminotransferase class I/II-fold pyridoxal phosphate-dependent enzyme, producing the protein MIKASVRSKRIEYAIRDVLVPARELEKKGIEVLKLNIGDPIKYDFKTPEHIRKAAAEAVMNSRSEYSPSEGLPELREAIVEKEKNYGVDITTDDVVVTTGVTEALMLIFAAALDPGEEILVPGPTYPPYITYPTFYDGKAISYRTVEEDEWQPDIDDIRRKITSKTKAIAVINPNNPTGAYYGEKVLREIADLAGEHGIFLISDEIYDKMLYDDEFISPAKIAKDVPMIILNGISKVYLAPGWRIGYLAIRDAEGKLEDIRDGIMRQARARLCANTPLQLGYLAALKGPQDHIRKTMDILRKRRDYVTKRVGEIDGLSVVPPNGAFYMFIKIEGCNDDKKFVLDLLRKKHVLTVHGSGFCPVYGRGHFRIVNLPPVEYLERAFDRIEEFMREDKFL; encoded by the coding sequence ATGATAAAAGCATCGGTACGTTCAAAGAGAATTGAATACGCGATACGCGATGTCCTTGTTCCGGCAAGGGAACTTGAGAAAAAGGGAATTGAGGTGCTCAAACTCAACATTGGAGATCCAATAAAGTATGATTTCAAAACACCTGAGCATATCCGCAAGGCGGCCGCGGAGGCGGTGATGAACTCCAGAAGCGAATACTCACCTTCAGAGGGATTACCAGAATTGAGAGAGGCCATAGTGGAGAAGGAGAAAAATTACGGAGTGGACATAACCACCGATGATGTGGTTGTTACCACGGGCGTGACTGAGGCTCTTATGCTCATCTTTGCTGCGGCCCTTGATCCCGGAGAGGAGATTCTCGTTCCCGGACCGACTTACCCGCCGTACATCACATATCCCACATTCTACGACGGAAAGGCAATATCTTACCGTACGGTTGAGGAAGACGAATGGCAGCCGGACATAGATGATATCCGCAGGAAGATAACTTCAAAGACCAAGGCAATTGCTGTCATCAATCCAAACAATCCTACAGGTGCGTATTACGGGGAAAAGGTGCTGAGAGAAATAGCGGACCTTGCCGGCGAGCACGGGATTTTCCTCATAAGTGATGAGATTTACGATAAGATGCTCTACGACGATGAGTTCATCTCTCCCGCAAAAATCGCAAAGGACGTTCCAATGATTATTCTTAACGGAATTTCCAAGGTATATCTCGCTCCGGGATGGAGAATTGGATACCTTGCCATCAGAGATGCGGAGGGTAAACTTGAGGATATTCGCGATGGCATAATGCGTCAGGCCCGTGCCAGGCTCTGTGCAAACACCCCGCTGCAGCTGGGCTACCTTGCGGCGTTGAAGGGGCCACAGGATCACATAAGAAAAACAATGGACATCCTGCGCAAGCGCAGAGACTATGTAACAAAGAGGGTTGGGGAAATTGATGGACTCAGTGTTGTGCCTCCGAATGGAGCATTTTACATGTTCATAAAGATTGAAGGTTGCAACGATGATAAGAAATTCGTGCTGGATCTCCTGAGGAAGAAGCATGTTCTCACCGTACACGGCTCAGGGTTCTGCCCCGTCTACGGCAGAGGGCATTTCAGGATAGTGAACCTACCACCAGTGGAATATCTAGAAAGGGCCTTTGATAGGATAGAGGAGTTTATGCGAGAGGATAAGTTTTTATAA
- a CDS encoding NifB/NifX family molybdenum-iron cluster-binding protein, with the protein MKVAISTEDGFTITRDHFGEGNEFLIYELSRDEIKLIERRINSTPEEDEHGSREKARAISSLLKDIPVLVGYQFGPNILRIKDKFLPVLSKEARIEKTLELLKKHYNSIEKEAKSRGHVVILMEDSVRVVKINATNAKDF; encoded by the coding sequence ATGAAGGTGGCAATAAGCACAGAGGACGGTTTCACAATAACGAGAGACCACTTTGGAGAGGGAAATGAGTTTCTGATCTACGAGTTAAGCAGGGATGAGATCAAACTGATAGAGAGAAGGATAAACAGCACACCCGAAGAAGATGAGCACGGCAGCAGGGAAAAGGCAAGGGCCATATCCTCACTTCTGAAGGATATTCCAGTTCTTGTAGGCTATCAATTTGGACCGAATATACTTAGAATAAAGGACAAGTTTTTACCTGTGCTCTCAAAGGAGGCAAGAATTGAGAAAACGCTGGAACTTCTAAAGAAACATTACAATTCAATTGAGAAAGAAGCGAAAAGCAGGGGCCATGTGGTTATACTTATGGAAGATTCAGTTAGAGTGGTGAAAATTAATGCCACAAACGCAAAAGATTTTTAA
- a CDS encoding phosphoenolpyruvate carboxykinase (GTP): MNDMEYLKSVMDEEQYRKIEKINNPELYSFLAEHIKLLRPSKIFVANDSATDELYIRNKAIVYEEERLLKTPGHTVHFDNYYDQARDKAHTYILTPHGEKLPYLNTMKRDDGLREVKKIMDGIMEGKELFILFFSLGPKNSPFMVPTVQLTDSAYVAHSEFILYRKAYDVFVGNPNMEFLKFVHSEGEVDERKTSKNLDKRRIMIDLEGNITYAVNTQYAGNTIGLKKPAFRLTINKAVKEGWLSEHMFLMGVNGPNGRVTYFTGAFPSMCGKTSTCMLIGERLVGDDLSFIKEIDGEARAVNVENGVFGIIQGVNKEDDPYIWEVLHSPHELIFSNILVHEGKPYWNGMGEEIPCEGENHSGKWWCGKKDAEGNEIPPSHKNGRFTARLEYFPNLDREALNAKNGVKLSGMIFGGRDSDTWPPVCESFNWQHGVIMKGASIESETTAATLGKEGVRKFNIMSILDFMSVHLGKYIENYLNFGKKLKNPPRIFAVNYFLKDKNGNYLNSKLDKKIWLKWMDLRVHGEVDAIETPIGYIPHYEDLERLFKEIFGRDYTREEYEEQFKIRVPELLSKIHRIREIYGSMDNIPDELFQELDAEEKRLMEAKEKYGEYISPFKFLS, encoded by the coding sequence ATGAACGATATGGAGTATCTGAAAAGCGTTATGGATGAAGAGCAGTACAGGAAGATTGAGAAAATAAACAACCCTGAACTTTACAGTTTTCTGGCTGAACATATCAAATTACTCAGACCATCAAAAATTTTCGTGGCAAATGATAGCGCAACTGACGAACTGTACATAAGAAATAAGGCAATAGTGTATGAGGAGGAGCGTCTCCTGAAAACACCTGGACACACCGTGCATTTTGACAACTACTACGATCAGGCAAGGGATAAGGCCCACACCTACATTCTAACACCCCATGGTGAGAAATTACCCTATCTAAACACAATGAAGAGGGACGATGGGCTAAGGGAAGTGAAGAAAATAATGGATGGAATAATGGAGGGTAAGGAACTCTTCATTCTCTTCTTCTCATTGGGTCCCAAGAACTCTCCATTCATGGTACCAACTGTACAACTCACAGACTCAGCCTACGTGGCGCACAGCGAGTTCATACTTTACCGCAAAGCCTATGATGTGTTCGTTGGCAATCCAAACATGGAATTTTTAAAATTTGTGCATTCTGAGGGTGAGGTTGATGAACGCAAAACCAGTAAAAACCTTGACAAGAGGAGAATTATGATCGATCTTGAGGGAAACATAACCTATGCGGTGAATACCCAGTACGCGGGAAACACTATAGGTCTCAAGAAGCCCGCATTCAGACTTACCATAAACAAGGCTGTTAAGGAAGGGTGGCTCAGCGAGCACATGTTCCTCATGGGTGTTAACGGTCCCAATGGACGCGTTACTTACTTTACCGGGGCATTTCCAAGCATGTGCGGAAAGACAAGTACCTGCATGCTTATAGGAGAGAGACTTGTGGGAGACGACCTTTCATTCATAAAGGAGATAGATGGGGAAGCACGTGCAGTGAATGTGGAGAACGGTGTATTCGGCATAATTCAAGGGGTCAATAAGGAGGACGATCCCTACATATGGGAGGTACTTCACAGCCCCCACGAACTCATATTCTCAAATATTCTGGTACACGAAGGTAAGCCCTACTGGAACGGAATGGGCGAAGAGATACCATGCGAGGGAGAAAACCACAGTGGCAAATGGTGGTGCGGAAAGAAGGATGCCGAGGGAAATGAGATACCTCCAAGCCACAAGAACGGAAGGTTCACCGCCCGCTTAGAATACTTCCCCAACCTGGATAGGGAAGCACTCAATGCAAAGAACGGTGTGAAACTCTCGGGCATGATCTTTGGAGGACGCGACTCCGATACATGGCCTCCCGTGTGCGAGTCATTCAACTGGCAGCATGGGGTCATTATGAAGGGCGCTTCAATTGAGTCAGAGACTACAGCTGCAACCCTCGGCAAGGAAGGGGTTAGGAAGTTCAACATAATGTCCATACTGGACTTCATGTCCGTGCATCTAGGAAAATACATAGAGAACTACTTGAATTTCGGCAAGAAACTAAAGAATCCACCAAGGATCTTTGCTGTTAACTACTTCCTGAAAGACAAGAATGGAAACTATCTCAACAGCAAACTTGACAAAAAAATCTGGCTCAAGTGGATGGACCTTCGCGTGCACGGCGAGGTGGATGCCATTGAGACACCCATAGGATACATACCACACTACGAGGACCTGGAAAGGTTGTTCAAGGAGATATTTGGAAGAGATTACACAAGGGAAGAGTACGAGGAGCAGTTCAAGATTCGCGTGCCCGAACTTCTTAGCAAGATACACCGCATAAGAGAGATCTACGGAAGCATGGACAACATACCAGATGAGCTATTCCAGGAACTGGATGCTGAGGAGAAGAGGCTCATGGAGGCAAAAGAAAAATACGGAGAGTACATCTCTCCATTCAAATTTCTCTCCTGA
- a CDS encoding DUF308 domain-containing protein — MVSKLDYRIEERLNSHTLGGIFLLIIGVLGMGFPWLFSRAVIYLVGFVLVSAGLIFGFLYFTTLGESKVLITKSLILLFLGLISLLSPVLGLKILTAIAALFFLSAAITNFMLARSIRSQKGESAAILVGILCLMLDLWIVVGWQETSQFFIGLFLGLVLFVDGILFLVIGLKIRRGNWSI; from the coding sequence ATGGTCTCAAAGCTTGATTATCGGATAGAAGAAAGGCTTAATTCCCACACACTCGGAGGTATCTTTTTACTGATCATAGGTGTGCTTGGCATGGGATTTCCCTGGCTGTTCTCTAGGGCAGTGATATACCTCGTTGGATTTGTCCTTGTATCTGCAGGTTTGATTTTTGGCTTTCTCTACTTCACGACTCTTGGAGAGAGTAAGGTTCTCATTACTAAATCCCTTATTCTGCTGTTCCTTGGACTCATTAGTTTACTCTCCCCTGTTCTGGGGTTGAAGATATTGACTGCCATAGCTGCTCTCTTCTTCCTGTCGGCTGCTATTACCAATTTTATGCTGGCAAGGAGTATAAGGTCTCAGAAGGGGGAGTCGGCAGCCATACTTGTGGGCATTCTATGTCTTATGCTTGATCTCTGGATAGTGGTTGGGTGGCAGGAAACTTCCCAGTTTTTCATAGGATTGTTTCTGGGTTTGGTTCTGTTTGTGGATGGAATTCTCTTCTTGGTAATCGGTCTCAAAATAAGAAGGGGAAATTGGAGCATTTAA
- a CDS encoding glycerophosphodiester phosphodiesterase family protein, whose protein sequence is MIILGHRGYSAKYPPNTLLAFMKAIEYGADGVELDIWLTKDGEIQVSHDRNLRKTAGVNVDVKKSTQEEIGRYNIQGEPIPLLREVYEKLPGYAIINVEIKDESSVEGALKIVEEYDAMERTLFSSFNIKALKRLRKLSKEARIGILIGDVNKLYTIPRWIYSLKPHYLNLPYQLSSFGKAGSRALIRFYRLFGVRIGFWTPNSPEDLEVFEGLYEMVITDEVEKMLKLRERTHGLKA, encoded by the coding sequence ATGATTATTCTGGGTCACAGAGGCTACTCTGCAAAGTATCCTCCAAACACACTTCTTGCATTTATGAAGGCCATAGAGTATGGTGCAGATGGAGTTGAACTGGATATCTGGCTCACAAAGGATGGAGAAATACAGGTATCCCATGATAGAAACCTGAGAAAAACGGCAGGTGTCAACGTTGATGTAAAAAAATCTACTCAGGAAGAGATTGGTAGGTACAATATTCAGGGAGAGCCTATACCCCTTCTGAGGGAGGTGTATGAGAAACTCCCGGGGTATGCCATAATAAATGTGGAGATTAAGGATGAGAGCTCCGTTGAGGGAGCCCTAAAAATAGTTGAGGAGTATGATGCAATGGAGCGTACCCTATTCTCATCGTTCAATATAAAGGCATTGAAGAGGTTGAGAAAACTCAGTAAAGAGGCCAGGATAGGGATTCTCATAGGAGACGTAAACAAGCTGTACACCATTCCCCGGTGGATATACTCCCTCAAGCCCCATTATCTCAATCTACCTTACCAATTATCCAGTTTTGGAAAGGCTGGCTCCCGGGCTCTCATTCGCTTCTACAGGCTTTTTGGTGTTAGAATAGGGTTCTGGACCCCGAATTCACCTGAGGATCTTGAGGTGTTTGAAGGGCTGTACGAGATGGTCATAACGGACGAAGTCGAAAAAATGCTTAAATTGAGGGAGAGGACCCATGGTCTCAAAGCTTGA
- a CDS encoding ferritin family protein, with translation MLSKIPFDLEKLEALGKEQPDVELVRIGIIAELDAINLYEQMASLAKSELVKKVFLDIAQEEKEHFGEFLRLLKDLDLEVEDAIQHGAEEVEEMR, from the coding sequence ATGTTGTCTAAAATTCCGTTTGATCTTGAGAAACTGGAGGCTCTGGGTAAGGAGCAGCCCGATGTGGAACTTGTTAGAATAGGTATTATTGCCGAGCTGGATGCCATAAATCTCTACGAGCAGATGGCCTCTTTGGCTAAGAGCGAGCTTGTTAAGAAGGTGTTCTTGGACATTGCCCAGGAAGAAAAGGAACATTTTGGAGAGTTTCTACGTCTCTTGAAGGATCTTGATCTAGAAGTTGAAGATGCCATTCAGCATGGGGCGGAAGAGGTTGAAGAAATGAGATAA
- a CDS encoding peroxiredoxin, with product MVVIGEKFPEVEVKTTHGTMKLPDAFAGKWFVLFSHPGDFTPVCTTEFYGMQIRLEKFRELGAEVIGLSIDQVFAHLKWAEWIKENLGVEIEFPIIADDRGVLAEKLGMIPSGASNTARAVFIVDPKGTIRAIVYYPAEVGRDWDEILRALKALQVSDKNGVALPHKWPENELIKDHVIIPPAGTTDAIKDREERKKKGEIECYDWWLCHKSL from the coding sequence ATGGTAGTGATAGGAGAAAAATTCCCGGAAGTGGAAGTGAAAACGACACATGGCACAATGAAGCTGCCTGATGCATTCGCAGGGAAGTGGTTCGTTCTGTTCTCGCACCCGGGTGATTTCACACCTGTGTGCACAACCGAATTCTATGGTATGCAGATACGATTGGAGAAATTCAGGGAACTCGGTGCAGAGGTAATAGGGCTGAGCATTGATCAGGTGTTTGCGCATCTGAAATGGGCAGAGTGGATAAAAGAGAATCTCGGAGTGGAGATAGAGTTTCCCATAATCGCTGATGACCGCGGTGTACTTGCAGAAAAGCTGGGGATGATTCCTTCCGGAGCAAGCAATACTGCAAGAGCAGTGTTCATTGTGGACCCAAAGGGTACAATAAGGGCAATAGTGTATTATCCTGCAGAGGTTGGCAGAGACTGGGACGAGATTCTTCGTGCCTTGAAAGCTCTGCAGGTGAGCGACAAGAACGGCGTGGCTCTCCCGCACAAGTGGCCTGAGAATGAGCTCATAAAGGACCATGTTATCATTCCGCCTGCAGGTACGACCGATGCCATAAAGGACAGAGAGGAGAGAAAGAAGAAGGGCGAGATAGAGTGCTACGACTGGTGGCTCTGCCACAAGAGCCTCTAA
- a CDS encoding FaeA/PapI family transcriptional regulator, translating to MENEDVMNMVSEEEVLKVMKDAGKPLKTQEIADMLGVDKKEVDKIIKKLKKEGKITSPKRCYYAPS from the coding sequence ATGGAGAATGAGGATGTGATGAATATGGTGAGTGAGGAAGAGGTGCTAAAAGTGATGAAAGATGCGGGCAAGCCTCTGAAGACACAGGAGATAGCGGACATGCTTGGAGTGGATAAGAAGGAAGTGGATAAGATAATAAAGAAATTGAAGAAAGAGGGCAAGATTACGAGCCCTAAAAGGTGCTATTACGCACCATCGTAA
- a CDS encoding HdeD family acid-resistance protein — translation METVTVDKKSYQIGGIILIILGLIGMLAPEFATGVVLYLLAGLLVLGGIIFLVAGFKGGWVNFLVGIVLLIFGILMFVYPQSSLSAMTFIVGLWFLLMGIVTVIVAFAARTQYRGWWAPLFTGIISFILGILIFAGWPGNSSWLIGLFIGIELFLDGIMMLVLSAYGE, via the coding sequence ATGGAAACCGTCACGGTGGACAAGAAAAGCTACCAAATCGGCGGCATAATCCTAATCATACTCGGTTTAATTGGAATGCTGGCACCAGAATTTGCCACAGGGGTGGTTCTGTATCTTCTGGCCGGACTACTTGTACTGGGTGGAATAATATTCCTAGTGGCCGGTTTCAAGGGAGGCTGGGTGAATTTCCTTGTGGGTATTGTACTGTTGATATTCGGCATACTTATGTTTGTGTACCCACAGAGCTCGCTATCTGCAATGACGTTCATTGTTGGGCTATGGTTCCTGCTGATGGGTATCGTTACAGTGATTGTGGCCTTTGCAGCCAGAACCCAGTACAGGGGCTGGTGGGCTCCCCTATTCACAGGGATAATCTCCTTCATACTTGGTATACTGATATTCGCAGGCTGGCCCGGGAACTCATCTTGGCTGATTGGACTGTTTATAGGGATTGAACTATTCCTTGATGGAATAATGATGCTCGTGTTGAGCGCGTATGGAGAATGA
- a CDS encoding class II SORL domain-containing protein, giving the protein MLSETIKSGDWKGEKHVPVIEYKKNGEEIEVEVSVGKEIAHPNTPEHHIAWIELYFQPEDGQFPILVGRVAFTNHGDPLSEPKAKFYFKTGKKGKLMALSYCNIHGLWQNEVSVE; this is encoded by the coding sequence ATGTTGAGTGAGACCATAAAGAGTGGAGACTGGAAAGGAGAGAAGCATGTGCCCGTGATTGAATACAAGAAGAACGGCGAGGAGATAGAGGTAGAAGTGAGCGTGGGAAAGGAGATTGCACATCCAAACACGCCTGAGCACCACATAGCGTGGATTGAATTGTATTTCCAGCCGGAGGACGGGCAGTTCCCCATACTGGTTGGCAGGGTTGCATTCACAAACCATGGCGATCCGCTTAGCGAGCCAAAGGCGAAATTCTACTTCAAGACAGGAAAGAAGGGCAAGCTGATGGCTCTGAGCTACTGCAACATACACGGGCTGTGGCAGAACGAAGTGTCGGTGGAGTAA
- a CDS encoding ferritin, with product MIDKDIEEAINKQINEEMYSAYLYLSMSGYFESIGLRGFANWMYVQYQEEMDHAMKFYRYLIERGGRVKLYSINEPPHEWNSPLHAFEETLKHERHITECINNLVDLAEKKKDRATFNLLQWYVDEQVEEEANDEEIIQMLKMIGDKGQGLLMLDRELAKRSYVPLVNEEK from the coding sequence ATGATAGATAAGGATATAGAAGAGGCGATAAACAAGCAGATAAATGAGGAGATGTACTCGGCGTACCTGTACCTCTCCATGTCCGGATACTTTGAGTCCATCGGGCTGAGAGGATTCGCAAACTGGATGTACGTGCAGTACCAGGAGGAGATGGACCACGCAATGAAATTCTATCGGTATTTGATTGAAAGAGGAGGGAGAGTGAAGCTCTACTCCATAAATGAGCCCCCGCACGAGTGGAATTCTCCATTGCATGCGTTTGAGGAGACGCTGAAGCACGAGAGACACATAACCGAGTGCATAAACAACTTAGTGGACCTTGCGGAGAAGAAGAAAGATCGTGCTACATTCAATCTTCTGCAGTGGTACGTGGACGAGCAGGTTGAGGAAGAGGCGAACGATGAGGAAATCATTCAGATGCTCAAGATGATTGGCGATAAAGGTCAGGGTTTGTTGATGCTTGACCGCGAATTGGCAAAAAGAAGTTACGTTCCTCTCGTGAATGAGGAAAAATAA
- a CDS encoding rhodanese-like domain-containing protein, producing the protein MEIIVDVRSQHEFVKNHIKGAINIPIMHLEMYESFLRKICKEKKLKLYCNTEFRAEIAREKLEKMGVEAEIIPEDELREYQWEGKDVMCAMNFVVVRPGHEKEFEERVKELCKKTERYPGFLGSQLLKISGVSAIGSGLPGEMRDLEINPEKYVILTYWESKEIHDKSHLEEDFKRAFMTMPAHLVQMPYEEFYEILR; encoded by the coding sequence ATGGAGATAATAGTGGATGTTCGGAGCCAGCACGAGTTCGTGAAGAACCATATCAAGGGCGCGATAAACATCCCCATAATGCACCTTGAGATGTACGAATCTTTCCTAAGGAAGATATGCAAGGAGAAAAAACTCAAACTCTACTGCAACACAGAATTCAGGGCTGAGATCGCGAGGGAAAAACTTGAGAAGATGGGCGTGGAAGCAGAGATTATTCCAGAGGATGAACTGCGAGAATATCAGTGGGAAGGAAAGGATGTGATGTGCGCAATGAACTTCGTTGTGGTGCGCCCTGGCCACGAAAAGGAATTTGAAGAGAGAGTAAAAGAACTATGCAAGAAGACTGAGAGATATCCGGGATTTCTGGGCTCTCAGCTTCTTAAGATTAGCGGCGTGTCAGCGATTGGCTCCGGGCTTCCGGGGGAGATGAGAGATTTAGAAATAAATCCCGAAAAATATGTAATCCTCACATACTGGGAATCAAAGGAGATACACGATAAATCCCATCTTGAGGAGGACTTTAAGAGGGCATTCATGACGATGCCCGCGCACCTCGTACAGATGCCGTACGAGGAATTTTACGAGATATTGAGGTAA
- a CDS encoding rubrerythrin family protein — translation MRKMVKKSLEEAFAGESMAHMKYSIFAEVAEKEGKKNIARLFRAIAYAEFVHAKNHARNLGYIKSTPENLQSAIDGESFEVDDMYPAYLELAKYFGEKGAEMSFHYAIEAEKIHAKLYGEAKERAENKEDMEEKSIYICPVCGYTYVGEDPPEKCPVCNAPREKFVKF, via the coding sequence ATGAGAAAAATGGTTAAGAAGAGTTTGGAAGAGGCTTTCGCGGGAGAGAGCATGGCGCACATGAAATACTCAATCTTCGCGGAAGTTGCAGAGAAAGAGGGAAAGAAGAACATCGCTCGTTTATTCAGGGCGATAGCTTATGCGGAATTCGTGCACGCAAAGAACCATGCGAGGAATCTGGGATACATAAAGAGCACGCCTGAGAATTTGCAGAGCGCAATTGATGGCGAGAGTTTTGAGGTGGATGACATGTACCCTGCATACCTGGAACTAGCCAAGTATTTCGGGGAGAAGGGCGCAGAGATGTCGTTCCACTACGCAATTGAGGCGGAGAAGATACACGCAAAATTATACGGTGAGGCAAAGGAAAGGGCGGAGAACAAGGAGGATATGGAGGAGAAGAGCATATACATCTGCCCAGTGTGCGGGTACACATACGTCGGAGAGGACCCGCCTGAGAAATGTCCCGTGTGCAACGCGCCCCGCGAAAAATTCGTGAAGTTCTGA